The Carassius carassius chromosome 2, fCarCar2.1, whole genome shotgun sequence genome has a segment encoding these proteins:
- the LOC132097270 gene encoding proto-oncogene Mas-like — MVYTGTSTNRTFQLEISQFPWQIDELNLTFLEKILCGSTFETVVIWIIFSVEFLVMSLAFYGLCRLISPNHPVPVFIVNLFITDVIQICFRPILNFCTFSVVIALIYYIYSLSIIVNVGFMVCISVERYIMIKYPVWYRLHNTSKNLALICLLVWAISCGINVIDVIIALHGNMAHAFFKSAFVLLVPYPLVVFSFVGSWKALSHSVAITPNEQKKILGILALVLFNYTVLFMPVIVQSIIMMFSFEQGLRLSGYLLSVSGILVYLNPLADSFLYVFLRRDANSMFKCLCCEKLHENQIENSSNSLSRRGEVQISIIAYREPTELQSNCNFN, encoded by the coding sequence ATGGTTTATACTGGAACATCAACCAATAGGACATTCCAGCTGGAAATAAGCCAATTTCCATGGCAAATTGATGAATTGAATTTGACATTTCTAGAAAAAATACTTTGTGGATCCACATTTGAAACTGTGGTTATATGGATTATTTTCTCCGTTGAGTTTCTTGTCATGTCCTTGGCATTCTATGGATTGTGCCGTCTGATCAGCCCTAACCATCCTGTTCCTGTATTTATCGTAAACCTCTTTATCACTGATGTCATTCAGATTTGTTTCAGACCCATCTTAAATTTTTGTACATTCAGTGTTGTTATTGCACTCATCTACTACATTTATTCCTTGAGCATAATAGTTAATGTTGGCTTCATGGTGTGTATATCTGTGGAAAGATACATAATGATCAAATACCCTGTTTGGTACCGACTTCATAATACTTCAAAAAATTTGGCTCTGATATGTTTGTTGGTTTGGGCAATATCATGTGGAATAAATGTGATTGATGTGATTATTGCACTTCACGGGAATATGGCACATGCATTTTTCAAAAGTGCATTTGTTCTATTGGTACCATATCCACTGGTTGTGTTTTCCTTTGTGGGATCATGGAAGGCACTGTCTCATTCCGTAGCAATAACCCCTAATGAACAGAAGAAGATTTTGGGGATTCTGGCCCTTGTACTTTTTAATTACACTGTGTTGTTTATGCCAGTCATTGTCCAAagcattattatgatgttttcctTTGAACAGGGTCTAAGACTTAGTGGTTATTTATTATCAgtgtcaggaatcttggtgtatTTAAATCCACTCGCTGACTCTTTTCTGTATGTTTTCTTAAGGAGAGATGCTAACagcatgtttaaatgtttatgttgTGAGAAGCTACATGAAAATCAGATAGAAAACTCCTCAAATTCTTTATCTAGGAGGGGTGAAGTGCAAATCAGTATAATAGCATACAGAGAACCAACTGAGTTACAATCTAATTGTAATTTCAACTAA